The nucleotide sequence ACTTACGCGTATTAAAGTAGCTGAATCATCATTTTGCTTTCTTTGGGGCGTGTAACATTATCTTGGAAATAGGAATAGCCATTAGGCCTTGGGAGCAACTTTAACGATGAGTTCTAGTAGAgtttttaagattaaaagaaaatgaaaaaaagaataaaaacatgAGAGAGAGTGCAGAAAAGTCTTTaatttggaaattttaaaaacctCCTATAACCCAATATAACAGATGTTATTCAACtgttttttcaatttatttaaaaagattaaatcttaattatgtaattataatggtgatactttttttttcttttagaactCAACACAGGTTCTTACCGATAAAGATGCTCGATGTctggttgaaaaaaaaaacatacaatctGATAATTTTACCTTGAGTCCACCAATGACCTCAGTGAATTCAATTACtggtttttttttcatgaaCATTTTTGATCCTCCACGGATGCTAATGTTGTactatttgttttaaatttttgacaAAATGAGTGGGGTGAAGGTAACAAATGCATAGagctttaaaataatttctgtTTTAGTACTACATTAGAAAGTTggtttagataatatatatgcTTTTATTTCAAAAGCAGGTGGCTTtaaatgtattacatttatgTTGACCCTGAAATTCCAAAGATATAAACTAATTTCTCAAGATAGAAGCCTTCAAAAGaagtaaacataaataaaaactacaatGTATATGTGCTATAATGTTTACTCTCTCATACAGCAAACATATACTAAGGTTCCAAATGGTAACAACGGattgagcggtgcgggacaagcggtttAACTGCGGTGCAGTTTTGAcaattataaaaacgtataaatatattgtatatgtagagatttttgttactgttaactgcggtgcggtgCGGGTTAATATCTAGTTCtaattaagaaattatttactgttaactgcggtgcggtgtagatattagatatatatctttataacatattttatattttaaatattaatttaaaaatataaatatatccgcACGGATGTGCGGGTTAATATCTAATTCTAATTAAGAAATTGTTTAATATTAAGTTAACTTGGCCAACATTAAACTATATTACagtgttcttcttttttttggtatgaattatgtttaaggaaaaaaacaatACCTAAACTATATTAATCGATCATTCCATcactataaattatattttacacaTATTTTTATCTCATACAGCACAATTTTTCACCTAAGATCATGATTAATCCAGGTTCTTAGGGTGGATTCTTAACTTTAGATAATAaccgtttcttaacttttaactaaaaaaagttaagaaccgtcttttaaccaaaaaaaatgtcaaatcatgagttaagaaccccaAGAACCCCGGTTAATCATGTTCTAATTTTCTAGTAAAtgaaagaattttttaaaatgaactgTGAGAGGTATTAACACCTAAACATGGTATTCTGTGTCACAATTTAAAAATGTTCGCCAAATAATATACAAGAAATAAAACGCATTAACAAAACCATTTTGGATTTGTAAATCAAACAAACGATCAAATATGATAAACCAcattttatctaatttttgcCATATGAAGAAAAAAGGACagttgatccaaaaaaaaaaaaaaaaaaaggacagaACTGGAACCCATATAACGTTGGGCTTGAAAGAGAATTGGGCCGAATGAAAGTATACGGGGAGGAGACAAGACAAGAAAACCCTAAGTAATGGTatgcatataaataaaaatactttccTTATTTCCTCAATCCTTTCATTGCCGTCTTCACAAACACTTAAGCTTTCCGCCGCCTCCTGCGAGATCCCCATCAACTTCCGCCGTAAGCTCCTCCCAATCCATTTCGATTTCTAGATTTCTAATCTGTTACGTACTTACTCTTTGTGTTACTTTTTCCAGAAAATGAAGGTTGTCGCCGCGTTCTTGCTCGCTGTTCTTAGCGGAAAAGCTTGCCCAACCAGTGCTGACATCAAGGTTATCCTCAATTCAGGTTTGTTCTTTCTTTCAAGCTGTCTCCTTGTTAGTGATAGCCCAAATGTGAAGTTGTGTATGAGCAAACATCAAGTAATGGTTGTTATGGGAACTGGGATGTCTGTAATAGGGGAGGAACAATTGATAAAATGCATTAGTTTTCTGAACAATTAATTGAGTCGTGACATtgctttatttttctttgatgTGAAGATATGTATTTATTgcaaataatgttttatatatgtattaaaagcGCATGTAAAAGGATTCGTAAACCTCAAGTAATGGTTTGAAATGTGTTGTTGTGGGAATCAGTGATGTAGTAATTATTCTGGGATGACAACAACAGTTGATAAAATGCATTCATTTTTTGAACGTGTAAtggaacttgacattgtcttgtcTTTTTGTTGCAGTTGGTTGTGAAACAGAAGATTCCCAGATTGAGCTTTTGTTGAAGGAAGTCAATGGGAAAGATGTAGCTGAGTTGATTGCTGTTGGAAGGGAGAAGTTGGCTTCAGTACCcagcggtggtggtggtgttgCCATGGCTTCTGCTCCATCtgctggtggtggtggaggtgcTGCCCCTGCTGAGGCcaagaaggaagagaagaaagaggagAAGGAAGAATCCGATGATGTAAGCTTTACTTCTTTAAGTCTTTGGAtctttaaacataaatttattttgctgattttgtacTTTTTGTGTTAATTTGCAGGACATGGGTTTCAGCCTGTTCGAGTAGAGCGTATGCTTGGCTGTCATCTGATTTTGCTATCATTTTGTTACCTCTTGAAACTTATGTTGTTGTTTTCTAGTTTGTTCTCGGTCAGTATCTTTGACATTTCTGAAATTCTCAAGAGATTTTTACACAAaacaatatgttatatttgcaTTTCTATTTCTTGCTTTGAATATCTGCCTTAACGTTTAATACGATTACGATAAAAATATACCAACTGGTATAATCTGAAAATTGGGATTTAACTAATTATCTATCCACTGGATACTCCATTATTATTTTGAACTCCTTGATCCACAATTTGTGTCACATTCTGCATCAAAATTTTACACTTGATGATAATTCAAAGAACTTTAGATGACTTCTTCAGTTGAACTCCTTCTTCCATCATCTTTAGTATTATTCTGGCCAGAGGAGAGCAGAAGTGACTAATGAACTTAAAGATTACGAAGCTAAATGCCAGCACACTTTAAAAGACTTAAAATCTGTTCTGAAAATTTGgtcaaaaccaaaagaaagaGTAGTAGGCAATTCCAAAGTTTCTCATACAAGAGGAATGAGTAAGCTACTCTCTATTTTATTATAGTAAAGCCACTCCAAAGTCCAGTATTCTACTACCTTTCTTCACTCTTGAACCTCTGGCTGCTGCTTCTTTCCGCCTGATTTCATGTACCAACCAATGGCACCAACGACAGCCACCACACCAGCCACTACCGCATAGTTTCTGTCCTTGTCTTCTGACACTTTAGGTCCCGTGGATTCAGCTGATGATGTTCCACCACCACTAGCCTTGGCTGAACCTGCTGCTTGTTCTCCCGGACCCTAGTAAGTTCATCACAAGTTTACTATAAACTCTCTTTATCGAAATGAGCGACTAGTAGTTTCAACTACAAAAGTTAAAAAGGAATCAGTACCTGTCGAGCTATCTTCTCAAGCTTCTCCTTCTCCATTTTCTGGAATAATAAAGTATAGCTAGTTAACAGATTAATTCCCACCGAAACACCATATGGTAATATAACCAAGCTAAAGAGTAACATCAAATGACTCGtgaacagaaagaaagagaaagtatCCAACATGTTTATAGTTTAAGAACAAAAGAGATTTTTAACTCCTGCAATCACACACGAGATACTACTTACCTTAAAGCAAAACCAAATATTATCTAACAGTTCACAATACATAAAGAAAGAATCATTAACAGATTGATAAATAATCACCATAAAAGGAAAGTAGACAGACCTTTTCTGAGGCTTGTAAGTCTAATAGTTAAAAACATAGACGAATAGAATCAAGAAGGGATCGGATCATCCTCACCATCATCATAAAGGGGAAAATTTAGATAGAACTTTTGTCTAAAACTTTTCTCAGATAGAAAACGGAAAGATAAAAAgatttcatcatcatcatcagaaagGAAAGTAGAAAGAAAATCACGCTTTGATGATTCTATAATTCCAAATAGTTAACAAGAAGCTATAGCTACAAcgttttcatcatcatcaccaaagGGAAAGTAGCTACCGAAGATTCTAAGCCACGAGGGATATACCTTGATGAAAACATTCTCAGCAGCTTTTTCCTCTTCGCTAAGAACTTTGCCATTAGAGAACCTGCGAGACACAAATCTGATAGCGCTCCTTGTCGTTGCCATGATAAATGAACAAAGAAGTATCCTGTGAATAAAAAGATTATCATCAATTATTTTCGTCATTGTCAATTCATACTATTTGTTTACATCACTCAAGATACTGAACCAACTAGTAGTTATTATACATTctggagaagaaaacacaagcaAGGCTCTGAATCTGAATCTCTGACTAAACTTAATGGATCATCCACAGAATACGAAACAACACGTATGTATCAAATGCAAGCAGATAAGCGAAACCTAATCGTGATCCGGAAACAGAGAAACGAAATCGAAATCTCTAAGAAAACGTCGGTCATCGATGACAATGACTAGATCGACAGAGATGAAATCAATTTGTAAGCTAATCGAAAACGAGAATATAGGAATCGTGAACGTGGAAGATGATCGTAAGTAAGGGAAGAGAACCTCGTTTGAAGAGCGTCGGGATGCAGATGAAAAACCGCTTACGGGAAAATGACACTGAAGAAATGAAGAAGAGGTGGAAGTAGGAAGGAGGGATCTTGGAGTTAAATGGGCTGTAACGTCTCATTTATTGGGCTTAAAAGTACTGGTTACTAATGGGCTTTAGAATTCGAATACAAAGGACCTGTTATTGACTAACCAACCAGAATCagagttaaagaaaaaaaactaaccaaccAAAATAGGGATATTTACTCATTTTATATTAGAGTAATTAGGTGGGATGATCTATGttattgaattaaaaaaaatcggaAATAATTATGTTCACGTAACATTTAAATGAAAGGaaaaatttggatttaaaaattTCTTTAAGATATTTTAGAACAATATGTTCATTCATCCGTATAAGATATTGCCATTTGGTGAACCCATTCTAATATGTCACTTCTGGAATGATCGTCTCGTTTGTCAATTactcaattgtttttattaaaaggaaaaatatatttttgaatctctCGGAATTCAGTGAAGATTGTAACTCTTATTAGTTTATTACCCCCATATGCACTTGCTTTTTAAACCAAACAAATATATATGCACTTGCTTGAAAGATAACCAAACAAATTTAGCTTATTTTATGACGTCGAGTGAGTAAATTTCTTTAAGTCTATTCGTGTTGATTAACAAAGAGAACAAGAAAAATCTAATTACATATATGAGAAGATAAAGTTATGTCTTCTCCTCAATACAAAAGAATTCATTTACATAATtgaataagaaatatattttaaataagcCAAACAGTTTTACATACATATGACTTGAACTTACCTACATGTATGAAGCTAGTTATAGAAACAGTGCCCGAACTACAATCTTTGAAAACAACAACTTTATATGTTCATACAAATAACAAGTTAACAACTCCCAATGGTTGCTCATATTCAGATACCGATCTAGTTGTGAACTAGGGTTCGGGACCTCTAGGTCGGCGATTTCTTTGACCTCCACGCGGTGACTTGCTGGGCTTCACCCTACGTTTGATCTCGTTTATAACCTTTTGATCCCAAACCCCATTTCCTATTTCTTTTCCAACAAAACAAGATCAAACTTAGAATACTAATTtctatggaaaaaaaaaagaaacagaaaatcGAATAGCGAGACGAAAGAAAAAGTTTATCATGATTAGAAACTTACTTGTATTGAGAGATTTGTAATTGAATGGTAATCGAGCCGAGACTGTGTTTGATGATGCCAAGAACAACAGAAACATCAAAGTTACTAAACGAGCCacgtacattttttttttgcttggtgTATTTTGCTGGTCTATATCCTTTAAGTTATACAAATTGTGTAAGCTCTAAagtcgtatatatatatatgtagagaACATGAAAAAATTTACGTAGGTTACTTCGTTTATTTTGAATTCAGACTAAGACTAAGGAGACAATATTAATTTTGACTTAGTAAATTCATTATATCAGTTGATTTATATACTTGTTTGTAGAATTTGTTATTTTGACTCTTGAATTACTTGTATGAATCTGAAATTGGTCCATTTTCGTATTTTTCTCCTCTAGAATATATACGTCGTGTGGCGAACAAGTGGAAGTAGAAAAAGACCATGACTACCAACAAAAAGTTTTACGAGAGGAAAATAAAACATGCTTCTGTTGTTATATATCCTCATAACCACAGACGTCATATTATGGTCCAAACGTTTTGTAGTTTGCacctaaattttatttttatttaaactaataaaGTTTTCACAAATATCAATTTCATATTCCACGCTTTGCTTTGGCTCAGGAGCCaagtaaaattttcaaatatcaaaCACAGCACTGTGCCGAGAACAATATGATTCTCGAGAGCCAAGTAAAATTTTCCGAGTACAATATCCAAAtcgatataaagtataaacacATACTCATTTTACCAAAGTGAGATCATAAAAAAGTTATGTCAATATCCAAATTGTTTCAACTGTCATATGATTACTGATG is from Brassica napus cultivar Da-Ae chromosome A4, Da-Ae, whole genome shotgun sequence and encodes:
- the LOC106446743 gene encoding 60S acidic ribosomal protein P2-2: MKVVAAFLLAVLSGKACPTSADIKVILNSVGCETEDSQIELLLKEVNGKDVAELIAVGREKLASVPSGGGGVAMASAPSAGGGGGAAPAEAKKEEKKEEKEESDDDMGFSLFE